A single Nicotiana tabacum cultivar K326 chromosome 5, ASM71507v2, whole genome shotgun sequence DNA region contains:
- the LOC142181026 gene encoding uncharacterized protein LOC142181026, whose translation MYSSVVPSTEYLHTVNDGGRNYTVCLLERKCVCGRFQVDELSCPHAWAVLKSKFLMPEEYCSNYYKPNTIVMTYDVPVYPLLDRNDWNIPAHVAEEVVLPPKWKRPPGRPKKKRDKPSSELLQPKNQHSYSICGQGGHNKRTCRNALRNK comes from the exons ATGTATTCATCT gTGGTACCATCAACTGAATACTTACATACGGTTAACGATGGAGGGAGGAATTACACAGTCTGCCTGTTAGAGAGAAAATGTGTTTGTGGGAGGTTCCAAGTTGATGAATTGTCATGCCCACATGCTTGGGCTGTATTGAAGAGCAAGTTTCTAATGCCAGAAGAATATTGCTCTAACTATTACAAACCAAATACTATTGTAATGACATACGATGTGCCTGTGTACCCGCTACTGGACAGAAATGACTGGAATATACCAGCACATGTTGCAGAGGAGGTTGTACTACCACCCAAATGGAAAAGACCTCCTGGAAGGCCAAAGAAGAAGCGCGATAAACCTTCAAGTGAATTGCTGCAACCGAAAAATCAACATTCATATAGCATATGTGGGCAAGGAGGACATAACAAGCGAACGTGTAGAAATGCTCTACGTAATAAATAG